gcaactcataagaaatatgcaaatgctataaaatcccaaccctgatAAACTGTATTGGacataaactatatagtatatatatatttataaaataatttaattttatacttttatacactaattaatacttaaatgataattataaaataattcctgaaaatattccatttttttttttaaaattattattttggtgtgtGGGACGGCAACGTTGTACGTATttctatgctcaatcgtgttatATTTTGGATTTCTATTGTTTAATTGTAAGTATCTGTGCTCAATCGGGTTCCAGCCGTAAAATAGCAATGTAattatgtcataaaatatacttagtaatataggctgactgcTGAGAATCGTAATTTTAAGAagataataatttcattaggtacaaacaatgacattttcatgtgtaatgttttcggcaaaaaattattgaacctactgtatagttttatagtataataaatagttaaataaactaatttattagcaataatatcataaaatatacaataaaatataggcTGAGGATATtcattcagaatcgtttttcatatattataatgattttatatcattgaattcaaatttaacgcatccattagtcattagtcattacagtGATCTACAAGACACCTAACATACAGCAGAAATGTACCCACTTGCTCACCTTtttgtttgttgtttttaccaattattttaaaacgtactAAGAAATTTCCTATTATAGATCCAATGTGTTATCAGAAACCTCCTTCGATGATGATGCTTAGagaatttttctattaaaaagtgtcttcaggtaaaaaaaaaccccaCATTGTAAATTCAATTCATACATTGCTCTgctcaaaatttaatacaaccctcacaaaacagtttttgctatgatgtacatttgtaagaccgagacaacacatgtgggtgtagCATCCTCCTAATGCCTTCTCCATTCCTTTAGAAGAGGGACCTTGACTCCAGAATATTACCATAACATCTTAAATAATCTTGAATAATATTACCACCATGAAGataaagatattatacaattataattaaatattaatacaaatatttatttataagtttaagacttaaatatatttttaagagaaCTTATATATAAAGCTCTTAatagacaatatttaaaaaaaaaacaaattttgataatcatttaaaaaatatatatataaatataatgacgtaggtatagtaaatattttgttatttatatttaatattatttatgcctATATAACATTTGGATCTATACCTATTTTAGATTAagaagaattaaataaaatacaaacaatagtTGTTTAGAAGGCAGatctttaacaatttttttacttaagttATCAGTACctcgttatttaaaaatttgagaaATCTATTGTCAtcatataaataactcaaaatgcTTAACAATTATAGAcgtacaaactttaaataatgttcttactaacaaaatgaattacaataatactTAGATATAgagacatttttaacatttagaaAGTTAATTCTTCGGGGTATTCTCCAGTGAGACATGCTGTGCAATGCCCAACTTCAACTGCATTTTTGTTTGGCATTTTTTCGGTAACTGCTTCTTTGAGTCCTTCGACGGATAAATAAGCGAGGGTATCAGCGCCTacagtttatattaataaattacattattgctGAACAgttttaggtaaatatatattatatttttacatttcaatttaaactatattatatttcacatcTTAGCACGACCAGTGGACAAAACTGTACAGGGTTTTGCAAATACCATGATCATATAAAAgcactcaaaattaaaaaaaattaagtgtgaTTAGGTGCTATATAACAAACTTTAATATttcacaaaagaaaatttttatcattcctattaaatattattttaaattttccgaGGAtgtgatattcaatttttcgtaaattgtcctattgacaaatttaaaagtaagaatattatctgggACATCTCAGgcttttattgacattttaattttaaattgaaattcaacttataagttataacaatgaaaatattacaatttaaacatttaaatatcaataaaagcctgTAATATTCTAAACTTTGATATTAGGTCAGTTCACTCTAATATTGAACATAACATTGCAGAATTGATTCTACAAAACACAAATTTGTTTCCTCTAAATACACTTACCTATATGTTTAGCCAATTGttcaatagttaatttattagcAATAAGTTCGGCTTTAGTTGGTATATTAATTCCCATATTACAAGTGAATTTAAGAGGAGGAGAAGCAACTCGTATATGAACTTCCTTGGCTCCTGCATCTcttagtaattttataattggcCCCATTGTGGTTCCTCTTACAATGGAATCATCAATAAGAATCAATCTCTTGCCAGCTACATTTTCGACAATAGCACCAAATTTTTTAGCAACACCTAATCTTCTTAATCGTGCATTTGGTTGAATAAAAGTTCGTCCAACATACCGATTCTTATATAACACTTCAGCAAATGGAATATTGGACTGAAAATAGAAGTTAACCAAATAAACCaatagttcaatataataaaacagtaaataCTCACTTTCATTGAAAATCCATGAGCGGCAGCAGTTCCAGATTCTGGAACTGAGCTTACAATATCAGCTTCAACAAAACTTTCTCTGGCCAACACAATACCACTCCTCAATCGCACTGAATAAACCATTTGtcctaaaatttataattatacacttatattttaaataatgaatcaatattttaataataatttatttttaaggtgcattgaaaattaaattaaataagggAATTAATTAACTCATTTTATATTCACCTTCATATATACTATCAGGTCTTGcaaaatatacatattcaaaaatacaaaatgcttGAGGGCGATTGTGAGGGCGACCCATTACGGATACAGTATGAAATCCTTCTTTTGTAAACTCTACAATTTCTCCAGGGTAGACATCTCTCACATACTTAGCTCCCATTGAGAGGAAACCACATGATTCAGATGATACAACCCAACCTTCTTCTGCTTAACAAAGTAGAAAtagagtaattatttttttttttttaatgacagtttataattaaattaaaattttcaaaaataattacctttatttgGTTCAGTTAAAGACATCAGTTTTCCAATGCAGAGAGGTCTATTACCATATGGATCACGTACCCCAAATATCCTATCTTTTTCCATTATAACAATTGAATAAGATAATTTTGTAAGTTCCATAAAATGTCTAATACGAGCTGGCCAATCAGGACCATCAATTTCAATATCAGGAGGATTCAAACATAATGCTTGTGTAATTAGTTCACTATCTGAATGTGTTGAAAGACCAACCCCTCTAGCTAATAcctaaatatagaatatatacatttaataaatgaaaagcTAATGATAAAGTGTAGTCGTCATTTAATGTCAAACACGTcatgacaatttaaaaacatgacTGAGACCTGCGGCTTGGCAGGCATGACATATGAATTACGTACGGATATCAGCATGTTaatgtacaacaaaattatgtaatatttaccaTGCGTCT
The Metopolophium dirhodum isolate CAU chromosome 7, ASM1992520v1, whole genome shotgun sequence DNA segment above includes these coding regions:
- the LOC132948891 gene encoding amidophosphoribosyltransferase-like isoform X2: MSIEEDDRQLRHECGVFGCIASDPWPTDLDVAQIISLGLLALQHRGQESAGIAMSEGDNHTHFNVKKGMGLVSNIFNDEATKNLKGNLGIGHTRYSTSAGSEEVNCQPFVVHSAHGALAVAHNGELFNAGRLRRMVLARGVGLSTHSDSELITQALCLNPPDIEIDGPDWPARIRHFMELTKLSYSIVIMEKDRIFGVRDPYGNRPLCIGKLMSLTEPNKEEGWVVSSESCGFLSMGAKYVRDVYPGEIVEFTKEGFHTVSVMGRPHNRPQAFCIFEYVYFARPDSIYEGQMVYSVRLRSGIVLARESFVEADIVSSVPESGTAAAHGFSMKSNIPFAEVLYKNRYVGRTFIQPNARLRRLGVAKKFGAIVENVAGKRLILIDDSIVRGTTMGPIIKLLRDAGAKEVHIRVASPPLKFTCNMGINIPTKAELIANKLTIEQLAKHIGADTLAYLSVEGLKEAVTEKMPNKNAVEVGHCTACLTGEYPEELTF
- the LOC132948891 gene encoding amidophosphoribosyltransferase-like isoform X1, which gives rise to MSIEEDDRQLRHECGVFGCIASDPWPTDLDVAQIISLGLLALQHRGQESAGIAMSEGDNHTHFNVKKGMGLVSNIFNDEATKNLKGNLGIGHTRYSTSAGSEEVNCQPFVVHSAHGALAVAHNGELFNAGRLRRMVLARGVGLSTHSDSELITQALCLNPPDIEIDGPDWPARIRHFMELTKLSYSIVIMEKDRIFGVRDPYGNRPLCIGKLMSLTEPNKAEEGWVVSSESCGFLSMGAKYVRDVYPGEIVEFTKEGFHTVSVMGRPHNRPQAFCIFEYVYFARPDSIYEGQMVYSVRLRSGIVLARESFVEADIVSSVPESGTAAAHGFSMKSNIPFAEVLYKNRYVGRTFIQPNARLRRLGVAKKFGAIVENVAGKRLILIDDSIVRGTTMGPIIKLLRDAGAKEVHIRVASPPLKFTCNMGINIPTKAELIANKLTIEQLAKHIGADTLAYLSVEGLKEAVTEKMPNKNAVEVGHCTACLTGEYPEELTF